The following are encoded in a window of Chionomys nivalis chromosome X, mChiNiv1.1, whole genome shotgun sequence genomic DNA:
- the Fam133a gene encoding protein FAM133A encodes MGKRDNRVAYMNPIAMARWRGTIQSAGPTIQDYLNRPRPTWEEVKKQLENKKKGSKALAEFEEKMNQNWKKELEKSREKVLGGNVSSSKRKERKKKKKKKSCRYTSSSSSSDSSSSSSDSEDEPKKQGKKRKRKKNRSHKSSESFTSESESSRKERPLKKKKTKDEPEKEKYTKSYSKKRKKACPEEEPSSSESSFESDYEEEMQAKKKRKHDEQERKMEKIKKKKKKKHHKKHSKKRKKKSSSSHKSV; translated from the coding sequence ATGGGGAAACGTGATAATCGAGTGGCATATATGAATCCTATAGCAATGGCCAGATGGAGGGGCACAATTCAATCTGCAGGCCCAACTATACAAGATTATCTGAATCGACCAAGACCCACCtgggaagaagtaaagaaacaattagagaataaaaagaaaggttccAAGGCATTGGctgaatttgaagaaaaaatgaatcaaaattggaagaaagaacttgagaaaagcagagagaaagtatTAGGTGGAAATGTCAGTtcatccaaaagaaaagaaagaaagaaaaagaaaaagaagaaatcttgTCGGTATACATCCTCTTCATCAAGCTCCGATTCATCAAGCAGTTCTTCAGATTCTGAGGATGAGCCAAAGAaacaagggaaaaagagaaagagaaagaagaaccgTTCCCACAAATCATCAGAAAGCTTCACTTCTGAGTCAGAATCGTCAAGAAAGGAACGTCccctaaagaagaaaaagacaaaggatgaacctgaaaaagaaaaatataccaaaagctacagcaaaaaaagaaagaaggcttGTCCTGAAGAAGAGCCATCCTCTTCAGAATCTTCATTCGAATCAGATTATGAAGAGGAGATgcaggcaaaaaagaaaagaaaacatgatgagcaagaaagaaaaatggaaaagataaagaagaaaaaaaagaagaaacatcacAAGAAACACagtaagaagaggaagaagaagtctAGTTCAAGTCACAAATCAGTGTAA